Genomic DNA from Blattabacterium cuenoti:
CAAAATATTTTTTCTTATAAAAATGAATCCAACTCCTTTTGGTCCATAAAATTTATGAGCACTTGCTGTAATAAAATCTATATTAAATTTTTTCATATCAATTGGAAAATTTCCTACAAATTGAATTGTATCTGAATGAAAATATGCTCCATATTTTTTACATAAAAAAATTACCGTTTGTATATCAAATAACAAATTTCCAATTTCATTATTAGCATACATTAAAGTAACAAGAATTTTTTTTGAAGAAAATTTCTTCAAAATTTTTTCCATATGATCCATATCAATAATTCCATATTTATCGAATTTAATAAAGCTTACAGATACATTATTTTTTTCAGATAAAATTGATAATGAATGTAAAATAGAATAATGTTCTAATTTAGATGTTAAAACATGTTTAACTCCCAATTTATAAAAAGATAAATTTAATACAAGGTTATTAGATTCAGTTCCACCAGAAGTAAAAATAATTTCATTTGGATAAGAATTAATACTATTTGCTACACAAATTCTAGATTCTTCTATAACAGATCTAGCTTTTCTTCCATAACTATGTTGTAAAGAAGATGGATTTCCAAATGTATACCTCAAAGAGGTAACCATACTTTTTATTACCTCTTTTCTTATAGGAGTAGTAGATGCATTATCTAAATATGCACGTTTCATTGAAATAAAATTATTTTTAACAAATAACAAAAATAATGATTAATAAATTCAAATTCTTTTTATATAATTTTTAATTTATAAATTTCAACATAATTGTATAAAAAATACATTTGATTTTATCATTAAATACTTAAATTTTTTCAATGTTTTTTAAAATGTATAATTTTTTTTAAATTAAATTAAGATTATGAAAATAGATGTTGGATTTTCTGTATTAATGGGGTTTATATCAGGAGTCCTTATGTGTTATTTTTTTGGAAAAAAAACCATACTAAAAAAACATTTTAAAATTTTAAAAAAAGCCCGTGATAAGGCAAAAAATATTATAAGTATTGCAGAAATAGATGGTGAATCCATAAAAAATAAGAAAATTATCTATGCAAAAAAAAAAGTTTTAGAATTGAAATTAAAATATGATAGAAATATTCTTTCCAGAGAAAGAGAAATAACTAATATAGAAAATCAAACAAAAAAAAAAAATAAAAGACTTTATAGAGAAATAGATATATATTTTAAAAAAAATAATAGATTAGAAACACAAATATATGAATATGAAAAAAAATATAAAATTTTTAACAAAAAACAAAAAGAATTTGAAAATTTATATAAAAAACAAATAAAAATACTTGAAAAAATATCAAATTATTCTTCAGAAGAAGCAAAAAATGAATTAATAAATTCATTAAAAGAAGATGCTAAAATAAAAGCACAATCTTATATAAAAAATATTATAGAAGAATCACAATTAAATGCAAAAACTGAAGCAAAAAAAATTATAATTAATACAATACAAAGATTAAGTACAGAACAATCTGTTGAAAATTCTATATCTATATTTAATATAGAATCAGATGACATAAAAGGACGTATTATTGGAAAAGAAGGTAGAAATATAAGAACTTTGGAAAAAGCAACTGGAGTAGAAATTATTGTAGACGATACTCCAAAATCTGTACTTTTATCATGTTTTAATCCAATAAGAAGAGAAATAGCAAGATTATCTCTTCATAAATTAGTAATAGATGGACGTATTAATCCAGCAAAAATAGAAGAAATTGTTGCAAAAACAGAAAAACAAATTGAAGAAGAAATAATAGAAATAGGAAAAAAAAGTATAATAGACTTAGATATACATGGAATTCATCCTGAATTAATAAAAATAATAGGAAAAATGAGATATAGATCTTCTTATGGTCAAAATTTATTACAACATTCTAGAGAAGTTGCTAATATATCATCTATATTAGCATCAGAATTAGGTTTAAATGCAAAACTTGCAAAACGTGCAGGATTATTACATGATATAGGAAAAATTCCTGAAAATGAATCTGAACTATCTCATGCTATTTTAGGTATGCAATGGGCAGAAAAATATGGAGAAAACATAGATGTATGTAACGCTATAGGATCACATCATAATGAAATAGAAATGAAAGTTTTAATATCTCCTATTGTTCAAATATCAGATTCTATAAGTGGATCAAGACCAGGTGCAAGAAAAAATTCTTTTGAATCTTATTCAAAAAGATTAAAAAATTTAGAAAATATAGCTCTTAGTTTTAATGGAGTAAATAAAGCATTTGCTATCCAAGCAGGAAGAGAACTCAGAGTTCTTGTAGAAAGTAAAAAAATAAATGATGAAAAAATTTTTCAACTATCCTATGATATAACAGAAAAAATAAAAAATGAAATGACCTATCCTGGACAAATAAAAGTAACAGTAATTAGAGAAACAAGAGCAGTACAAATAGCTAGATAAAAAATATTATGAAAAATACTTCTATAACTTCATTCATAAAAAAATATTTTTGTCATTTTAATGCATTAAATTTATATGAATCAGCAAAAGCTTATAAAAATCATATTAAAAATAATGGAAAAATGATGATTACATTAGCAGGAGCAATGAGTACTGCAGAATTGGGTAAAATTTTATCGGAAATGATTAGAAAAAATAAAGTACACATTATATCCTGTACAGGAGCTAATCTGGAAGAAGACATATTAAATTTAATATCAAATTCTTATTATAAAAAAATTCCTAATTATAAAGATTTAACTCCTGATGATGAAAAAATTCTTTTAAAAAATGGTTATAGCAGAATAACTGATACCTGTATACCAGAAGAAAAAGCTTTTAAAAAATTACAAAATCATATATTTACAGTATGGAATAAAGCTAAAAATAGCTCAAAAAGATATTTTCCACATGAATATATATATCAAATACTATTAGATAAAATATTAGAGCCGTATTATAATATAGATCCAAATGATAGTTGGGTATTAGCAGCAGCAAAAAAAAATTTACCAATTATAGTTCCAGGATGGGAAGATAGTACAATAGGAAATATATTTTCTTCATACTGCATGAAAAATAAATTTCATACTAATATTATAAAAAATGGAATTGAATATATGATATATTTAGCAGAATGGTATAAAAAAGAATGTATTAAACATAAAATAGGATTTTTTCAAATTGGTGGAGGAATATCTGGAGATTTTCCTATATGTGTTGTCCCTATGTTGTCACAAGATATAGGAATTTCAGTTCCTTTTTGGGGATATTTTTGTCAAATATCTGATTCTACTACTAGTTATGGATCTTATTCTGGAGCAGTTCCTAATGAAAAAATAACTTGGGGAAAATTAGATAAAAATACTCCAAAATTCATGATAGAATCAGATGCTACTATAGTAGCACCATTAATTTTTGCATATGTGTTAAATATGTAATTTTATTTATTTTTACAATATATAAATTCAATTAATATGAATAATAATTTTAAATCATATGATCTTGTTATTATAGGATCAGGACCAGGAGGATATATTTCTGCTATAAGAGCTAATCATTTTGGATTACGTACAGCTATAATTGAAAAAAATAAAAATTTTTTAGGTGGAACCTGTTTAAATACAGGATGCATACCATCAAAATGTCTTTTAGATTCTTCTAAGAATTTTTTTATAGCTAAAAAAAATTTTTCTTCACATGGAATTTTTTTTGAAAAACTAAAATTTGATTTAAATAAAATTATTAATAGAAAAAATAAAACTATTGAAAATATAAATAATGGTATTAAATATTTAATGAGAAAAAATAATATTGATATATATAATGGAATTGGATATTTTAATACAAAAAATATTTTATCAATTAAAGATCATGAATCAATGATTGAAAAACATAAAATACAATTTAAAAATTGTATAATATCTACAGGATCTTTTCCATTAAATTTATCAAAAAATATTATTAAAAAAAATTATTATAATGATAATGAATTAAATAATAAAATTATAACCTCTACAAAAGCATTAAATATGAATAAAATTCCAAAAAAACTTATAACAATTGGTGGAGGATTTATTGGATTAGAATTAAGTTCTGTTTTTAGCAGATTAGGAAGTGAAGTTATTATTATTGATAGTATGGATAGAATAATACCAAACATGGATCATTCAATAAGTAATGAGATGAAAAAAATTTTAGAAAAATCATCTATAAAAATTAAAAATTCTTTATTTGTACAAGAAATAGAAATTTTAGAAAAATCTGAAGAAATATTAGTATCTACTATAGATAATTCTGGAAATAAATTTTCATTTAATGGAAATTGTTGTCTTATATCAATAGGAAGAATTCCTTATACATCTAATTTGGGATTAGAAAATATAGGAATAAAAAAAGATAATAAAGGATTTATAATTGTTGATAAAAATTTACAAACTACAATTAATAATATATATGCTATTGGAGATGTTATAGGAGGAAAAATGTTAGCACATAAAGCAGAAGAAGAAGGGTTATATGTTGTTGAACATATAATTGGAAACAAACCAAATATATTAAATTATAATCTAATTCCTTCTATTATATATACTTATCCAGAAGTATCTAGTGTTGGATATACAGAATATGAATTAAAAGAAAATAAAATAGAATATAATATTGGAAATTTTCCTATGAAAGCATTAGGAAGAGCTCGTTCTAGTGGATGTATTGATGGATTTATAAAAATGATTTCTGATAAAAAAACAGATGAAATATTAGGAGTTCATATAATAAGCGAATTTGCTTCAGATATTATTATGGAAGCTGTTGTTGCTATGGAATTTAATGCTTCTTCTGAAGATATATATAGAATATGTCATCCTCATCCTACTTTTAGTGAATCTTATAAAGAAGTATCACTTATGAATTTTGAGAATAAATCAATTCACATATAATAATAATTACCAATTAATAATAGATTTATTTTTATTTTGTAAATAATCATTGGTTTTTTTGAAATGTCTACCCCCAAAAAATCCTAAATTCACAGAAAATGGATATGTATGTGATGATTTTAATATAAAATGATTATTTTTATTATTAATTAAATGTTCTTTTTTACAAGCTTGTTTCCCCCATAAAATAAATACTATTTTTTCTTGTAGATATTATATATATAATTTTATCGGTAAATATTTTCCATCCTTTATTTTTATGAGATCTTGGGGTTCTTTTTCTAACTATTAATATAGAGTTAAGTAGAAAAATTACTTGTTTTGCCCATCTAATCAAAGATCCATTATTATAAATTTTTTTATTATTAAAACAATTATTTACTTCTATAAATATCTTTTTTAAAGATGGAGATAATGGAAATCCATTTTTAATAGAGAAACATAATCTATCTCCTTGATTATAATTATAATATGGATCTTGTCCTATTATAACTACTTTTATATTTTTATAAATAACAATAATAACAATATTTAATTAAGTTAAATATATTTTTCATTTCAGGAAAATAAACATAATTATTATATTCTATTTTAATAAAATTTATTAAATATTTAAAATATATTTTATTGTATTCATTTTTAATAAAAAATTTCCAATCATAATCATCAATTAAAAATATAAGAACATTTATATTAATTATTCTGAATGCAGAAAAAATTTCTTTTTAAGAAGATCTTCTCTTGTTTCATATTTATGTGGATCTGCAATACAACAATTTACTGGACATATTTCTATACATTGTGGCTTATCATAAAATCCTACACATTCTGTACATTTTTCTGATATAATAAAATATATATTATTTTTTTTTGATTCATTAAATAATGTTGGATCAAAACTATTATTCTTTTTTTTTAAAGAAGTTCCATCTGACATTCTCCATTTTTTACCTCCTTCATAAATAGCATTATTTGGACATTCAGGTTCACAAGCGCCACAATTTATACATTTTTCTGTAATTTTTATAGACATATTATAAATTTATGATTAATATTTTTTACAATTTATAAACATTAATATTAATTATTTAATATATACTAAACACTAAAAAAATTTTAAATATTAATTATAAAATAATATTGAATATATATTTATTTATGTAAAAATATAACTTATTTTAATAATTTTTTAATTGGTATCTAATATAGATATAGGTATATAAATTTTTATTAAAAAGAAAAATTTATTATTATCATTTTTATATTTTATAAAAATGTTTAATTAACAAAAAATATAATTAAAATTTTAATTTTTTATTATTATATATAATTAATTTATCCGTGCTAATAATAATATTTTTTTTTATATCATATTCTCTAATCAAAGGAGCTTTTAATCCTCTTTTTATAAAAAGAGTATTAGATATAAAAATTCTACATTCATCCCATAAATTTTTTTCTATAAAACAATCAAAAATCTTTTTACCTCCTTCTATGATTAAAGATTGTATATTTTTCTTGAATAATATATATAATATTTTTTCAATCATTATATCATTAAACGATATATAAATATATTCTATATTTTTATACTTTTTATTATAATTTTTTTCTGTGAAAATAATTGTTTTTTGTGTATTATCTAATACGAAATAATTATGAGATATATCTAATTTTCTATCTAATAATATTCTAACTGGATTAATTCCAAACCAATATCTTATATTTAATTTAGGATTATCATTTAATACTGTTTTAGTTCCAACTAAAATACTATTTTCTTCTGATCTCCATTTATGATTTAATTGTCTAGAATAAATATTACTAATTTTAATAGTCTTATCATTTATTGAATTAATGAATCCATTATTACTTTGAGCCCATTTTAATATAATAAATGGACGATTTTTTTTATGAAATGTAAAAAAACGTTTATTCAAAATTTTACATTCATAATACATAAAATCTTCTATTACTGTAATTCCATATTCTCTTAATTTTTTAATTCCTAATCCATTTACAGATGGATCTTTTATTCCAATAACAACAATAGATATTTTCTTTTTTATTATAAGATCTACACAGGGAGGTGTTTTTCCAAAATGAATACATGGTTCTAATGTAACATACATTATTGATTTTGAAAAAATAATTTCATCTTTAATTTTATTTAAAGCTTTTACTTCTGCATGTTCTTTTCCACATTTATAATGCCATCCTTCTGATATAATAATTCCATTTTTTTCTATAACACAACCTACCATTGGATTTGGATATGTATATCCTAATCCATTTTTAGCTATTTGGATAGCTCTATTCATAAATATTTTATTAGGATAAAAAAACATTATAATTTTTTGTATTTATGAATTCCATATTTCCCAAGATTTTTCTGCTTGAATATATAACATTTCTAATCCATTTTTGATAGAAGCTCCTTTTTTTTCTCCATTTTTTAAAAAAAGAGTTTTTACTGGATTATATACAAGATCATAAAAAAAATGATTTTTAGATATATATTGATATGGTATTGATGGACAAGTATAAATTTTTGGAAAAGTTCCTAATGGTGTACAATTAATAATTATATTATATTCGTCTAATATTTCTTTATTTATTTCTTCATAAGTTAAAAAATATTTATTATTTTTCTTTTTTCTAGAAACATATTTAAATGGTATATCTAATTGGTTTAATACAAATGAAACAGTTTTAGATACTCCTCCAGTTCCTAATATTAAAGATTTTAATTTTATATTTTTATTTGAATAATTAATAAATTTTTTAAAAGATTTTCTAAATCCTATAATATCTGTATTATATCCAATTCTTTTATTATTATTTATTGATACCACATTTACAGATCCAATTTGTTTTGATTGAAAATCTATTTTATCTAAAAAAGAAATAATTTCTATTTTATATGGAATAGTAATATTACATCCTAATAAATTAGGATTATTGAAAATTAACTCAATATTTTTTATTCTTGGAATATCAAATATTAGATAATCATTATTTTGTAAAGATTCTTTCTTAAATTTTTTTAAGAAAAAATCTCTAGAAAAAGAATAACTAATATTCTTTCCTATTAATCCAAATATTTTTTTTTTCAATAGTATAATATATTATTCATTTTTTAATCTCATACGTTCTCTGTATTTAGCCTTTAAAATCTCATTTCTTCTACCTTCAGAAGGTTTAATATATTGTTGTTTTTCTCTTATTTCTTTTAAAATTCTAGTTTTATCAAATTTCTTTTTACTTTTTTTTAAAGCCTTATCAATAGATTCTCCTTCTCTCACTATAGTGATTAATATCATAATAAAAAATCTAAATATTTTTTAGTGGACATCATCGGATTTGAACCGACGACCTCTACCATGTCAAAGTAGTGCTCTTACCCTACTGAGCTAAATGTCCATAATATTAACAAAATTAAGTATTTTTTTATAATTTATAAATAAATATATGTAATGTCTTGTGATAATAATATTTTACAAAAATCAATAAAATATTTAAAAGAATTAAGTTTAAAAAAAATTCGTTTATTTAATGAAAAACTAAATATATATACATATGAAGATTTACTTTTTTTTTATCCAAAAGGATATATACATGCATTTTATAAAAAAATAGGTGAATTATATTCATTAATAAATAATAATACTTATGTATATATATCAGGAAATATAATAGATATAAAGGAAATAAAAAAGAAAAATAATAATGGAAAAATATTAATAGCGTTATTAAAAGATTCTACTGGTATTATCGAAATTATATGGTTTCGAAAAACCAATATATTTAAAATTTTAAAAAAAAATATTCCTTTAATAGTTTTTGGAAAACCAATTTTTTTTCAAAAAAAAATTCAAATTATTCATCCAAATATATATAAATATCATTATGAAAAAAAAATACGTACAATATATCCATTGTATGATATTCCCAATAATTTAAAAAAACTAGGAATTAATAATAATTTAATTATTAGATTATTAAATAATATATTTATAGAAATAAAAAATAAAAATATTGAAATAAAAGAATTTATATTTCAGAATTATATAAAAAAAAATAATAAATTTTTATCAAAAAAATCTTCTTTAATACAGATTCATTTTCCTGAATCAGTAAATAATTTATTAAAAGCTAAATATTCATTAAAATTCGATAAATTATTTAAAATTAAACTATTTCTTTATTCAAAAAAAAAATTAAAATCAAGTAAACCATTATCTAAAATAGGAAAAAAATTTAATTATTTTTATAAAAATCATTTACCATTTAATTTAACTGAAGATCAAAAAAATGTATTTAAAGAAATATGGAATGATTTAAAAAAACCAATTCAAATGAATCGTTTATTACAAGGAGAAGTAGGAAGTGGAAAAACTATAATAGCTATTTTATTAATGCTATTATCATTAGATAATGGAGTTCAATCATGTATTATGGTCCCAACAGAATTTTTAGCTATACAACATTATAATTTATTTAAAAAAATGTTATCTAAAATTAATGGAATAAATATTTATCTATTAACAAAATCTACTTCTTTTTGTGATAAAAATAAAATATATAAAATTCTTTTAACAGGAAAAGAATCTATTACAATAGGAACACATTCTTTAATCCAAGATAAAGTTAAATTTAAAAATTTAGGTCTTGTAATAATAGATGAACAACAACGTTTTGGAGTAGAACAAAGAAAAAAAATATATAAAAATGGATTTCCACATATATTATCAATGACATCTACCCCTATCCCTAGAACATTAGCAAAAATAATATATAATGATTTAAATATTTCTATTATAAAAAATAAACCAATTGGTAGAAAAAAAATTAAAACAATTCATTTTTGGAATGAATATAGAGAAAAAGCATTTGAAATAGTAAAAAATCAAATTTTACTTGGAAAACAAATTTATATAGTCTACCCTATTGTAGATGGGGAAAAAAATAAATATAAAAATTTAATAAATGGTTATCAAGAAATAATAAAAACATTTACTTTTTTAAAAAAAAATCAAATAGGTATTTTACATGGAAAAATGAATTCAAAAGAAAAAAAATTACAAATAGATAGATTTTTAAAAGAAAAAACAAAAATAATTGTTACTACTACAATTATAGAAGTTGGAATAAATATTCCTAATGCTTCTGTAATACTTATAGAAAATGCAAATAATTTTGGACTATCTCAATTACATCAATTAAGAGGTAGAGTTGGAAGAAGTTTTCACCAAAGTTATTGTATTCTTTTATCAGAAAAAAAAATAAATTCAGATAGTTTTTATCGTATACAAAAAATGTGTAAAACAGATGATGGATTTAATATTTCTAAAGAAGATCTTAGATTAAGAGGAGAGGGAAATTTAATGGGAAAAGAACAAAGTGGAAAAAAATATTTATTTATTGATTATTTGAAAAATACTAAATTTATAAAAGAGGTTATATCTACTTTTAATATATTCTTGAAAATAAATCCAAATTTTTTTAAAAAAAAATATCTTCCACAAGATAAAAATAATGAAAATTTGTTTCAATAATCTAAATGATATACAAAAAAAAATAATAAAAACAATTCATGGCCCTGTATTAGTCATTGCTGGAGCAGGTTCTGGAAAAACTAGAGTTATTGTATATCGTATCGCACATATGATACAAAACATGGGAATTAATCCATGTAATATATTGACATTAACTTTTACAAATAAATCTGCTATAGAAATGAAAAATAGAATATCCATTTTTATTAATGATTTAGAACTAAATAAATTAAATATAGGAACATTTCATTCTATCTTTTCTAAAATATTAAGA
This window encodes:
- a CDS encoding 4Fe-4S binding protein, whose amino-acid sequence is MSIKITEKCINCGACEPECPNNAIYEGGKKWRMSDGTSLKKKNNSFDPTLFNESKKNNIYFIISEKCTECVGFYDKPQCIEICPVNCCIADPHKYETREDLLKKKFFLHSE
- a CDS encoding shikimate dehydrogenase family protein; this translates as MKKKIFGLIGKNISYSFSRDFFLKKFKKESLQNNDYLIFDIPRIKNIELIFNNPNLLGCNITIPYKIEIISFLDKIDFQSKQIGSVNVVSINNNKRIGYNTDIIGFRKSFKKFINYSNKNIKLKSLILGTGGVSKTVSFVLNQLDIPFKYVSRKKKNNKYFLTYEEINKEILDEYNIIINCTPLGTFPKIYTCPSIPYQYISKNHFFYDLVYNPVKTLFLKNGEKKGASIKNGLEMLYIQAEKSWEIWNS
- the rpsU gene encoding 30S ribosomal protein S21; amino-acid sequence: MILITIVREGESIDKALKKSKKKFDKTRILKEIREKQQYIKPSEGRRNEILKAKYRERMRLKNE
- a CDS encoding ATP-dependent DNA helicase RecG, which translates into the protein MSCDNNILQKSIKYLKELSLKKIRLFNEKLNIYTYEDLLFFYPKGYIHAFYKKIGELYSLINNNTYVYISGNIIDIKEIKKKNNNGKILIALLKDSTGIIEIIWFRKTNIFKILKKNIPLIVFGKPIFFQKKIQIIHPNIYKYHYEKKIRTIYPLYDIPNNLKKLGINNNLIIRLLNNIFIEIKNKNIEIKEFIFQNYIKKNNKFLSKKSSLIQIHFPESVNNLLKAKYSLKFDKLFKIKLFLYSKKKLKSSKPLSKIGKKFNYFYKNHLPFNLTEDQKNVFKEIWNDLKKPIQMNRLLQGEVGSGKTIIAILLMLLSLDNGVQSCIMVPTEFLAIQHYNLFKKMLSKINGINIYLLTKSTSFCDKNKIYKILLTGKESITIGTHSLIQDKVKFKNLGLVIIDEQQRFGVEQRKKIYKNGFPHILSMTSTPIPRTLAKIIYNDLNISIIKNKPIGRKKIKTIHFWNEYREKAFEIVKNQILLGKQIYIVYPIVDGEKNKYKNLINGYQEIIKTFTFLKKNQIGILHGKMNSKEKKLQIDRFLKEKTKIIVTTTIIEVGINIPNASVILIENANNFGLSQLHQLRGRVGRSFHQSYCILLSEKKINSDSFYRIQKMCKTDDGFNISKEDLRLRGEGNLMGKEQSGKKYLFIDYLKNTKFIKEVISTFNIFLKINPNFFKKKYLPQDKNNENLFQ
- the ribD gene encoding bifunctional diaminohydroxyphosphoribosylaminopyrimidine deaminase/5-amino-6-(5-phosphoribosylamino)uracil reductase RibD; amino-acid sequence: MNRAIQIAKNGLGYTYPNPMVGCVIEKNGIIISEGWHYKCGKEHAEVKALNKIKDEIIFSKSIMYVTLEPCIHFGKTPPCVDLIIKKKISIVVIGIKDPSVNGLGIKKLREYGITVIEDFMYYECKILNKRFFTFHKKNRPFIILKWAQSNNGFINSINDKTIKISNIYSRQLNHKWRSEENSILVGTKTVLNDNPKLNIRYWFGINPVRILLDRKLDISHNYFVLDNTQKTIIFTEKNYNKKYKNIEYIYISFNDIMIEKILYILFKKNIQSLIIEGGKKIFDCFIEKNLWDECRIFISNTLFIKRGLKAPLIREYDIKKNIIISTDKLIIYNNKKLKF
- a CDS encoding deoxyhypusine synthase family protein, coding for MKNTSITSFIKKYFCHFNALNLYESAKAYKNHIKNNGKMMITLAGAMSTAELGKILSEMIRKNKVHIISCTGANLEEDILNLISNSYYKKIPNYKDLTPDDEKILLKNGYSRITDTCIPEEKAFKKLQNHIFTVWNKAKNSSKRYFPHEYIYQILLDKILEPYYNIDPNDSWVLAAAKKNLPIIVPGWEDSTIGNIFSSYCMKNKFHTNIIKNGIEYMIYLAEWYKKECIKHKIGFFQIGGGISGDFPICVVPMLSQDIGISVPFWGYFCQISDSTTSYGSYSGAVPNEKITWGKLDKNTPKFMIESDATIVAPLIFAYVLNM
- the rny gene encoding ribonuclease Y; its protein translation is MKIDVGFSVLMGFISGVLMCYFFGKKTILKKHFKILKKARDKAKNIISIAEIDGESIKNKKIIYAKKKVLELKLKYDRNILSREREITNIENQTKKKNKRLYREIDIYFKKNNRLETQIYEYEKKYKIFNKKQKEFENLYKKQIKILEKISNYSSEEAKNELINSLKEDAKIKAQSYIKNIIEESQLNAKTEAKKIIINTIQRLSTEQSVENSISIFNIESDDIKGRIIGKEGRNIRTLEKATGVEIIVDDTPKSVLLSCFNPIRREIARLSLHKLVIDGRINPAKIEEIVAKTEKQIEEEIIEIGKKSIIDLDIHGIHPELIKIIGKMRYRSSYGQNLLQHSREVANISSILASELGLNAKLAKRAGLLHDIGKIPENESELSHAILGMQWAEKYGENIDVCNAIGSHHNEIEMKVLISPIVQISDSISGSRPGARKNSFESYSKRLKNLENIALSFNGVNKAFAIQAGRELRVLVESKKINDEKIFQLSYDITEKIKNEMTYPGQIKVTVIRETRAVQIAR
- the lpdA gene encoding dihydrolipoyl dehydrogenase; this encodes MNNNFKSYDLVIIGSGPGGYISAIRANHFGLRTAIIEKNKNFLGGTCLNTGCIPSKCLLDSSKNFFIAKKNFSSHGIFFEKLKFDLNKIINRKNKTIENINNGIKYLMRKNNIDIYNGIGYFNTKNILSIKDHESMIEKHKIQFKNCIISTGSFPLNLSKNIIKKNYYNDNELNNKIITSTKALNMNKIPKKLITIGGGFIGLELSSVFSRLGSEVIIIDSMDRIIPNMDHSISNEMKKILEKSSIKIKNSLFVQEIEILEKSEEILVSTIDNSGNKFSFNGNCCLISIGRIPYTSNLGLENIGIKKDNKGFIIVDKNLQTTINNIYAIGDVIGGKMLAHKAEEEGLYVVEHIIGNKPNILNYNLIPSIIYTYPEVSSVGYTEYELKENKIEYNIGNFPMKALGRARSSGCIDGFIKMISDKKTDEILGVHIISEFASDIIMEAVVAMEFNASSEDIYRICHPHPTFSESYKEVSLMNFENKSIHI
- a CDS encoding uracil-DNA glycosylase, with amino-acid sequence MVIIVIYKNIKVVIIGQDPYYNYNQGDRLCFSIKNGFPLSPSLKKIFIEVNNCFNNKKIYNNGSLIRWAKQVIFLLNSILIVRKRTPRSHKNKGWKIFTDKIIYIISTRKNSIYFMGETSL
- a CDS encoding cysteine desulfurase family protein, which encodes MKRAYLDNASTTPIRKEVIKSMVTSLRYTFGNPSSLQHSYGRKARSVIEESRICVANSINSYPNEIIFTSGGTESNNLVLNLSFYKLGVKHVLTSKLEHYSILHSLSILSEKNNVSVSFIKFDKYGIIDMDHMEKILKKFSSKKILVTLMYANNEIGNLLFDIQTVIFLCKKYGAYFHSDTIQFVGNFPIDMKKFNIDFITASAHKFYGPKGVGFIFIRKNILNEINSKQKYKIFENQEYGIRNGTENVPGIVGISKAIQLSLCDKNHIKKIYKLKKYCISQLKNNIPNVIFNGLSFDCKKSIPTILNFLYPIKKIDNLLYFHLDLMGVSVSKGSACSNSMKNISHVIKLIVDNFFLTKMMPIRVSFGIFNEKKDIDLLVESLQRIKRYLK